One Bombus fervidus isolate BK054 chromosome 5, iyBomFerv1, whole genome shotgun sequence DNA window includes the following coding sequences:
- the LOC139987044 gene encoding uncharacterized protein isoform X1, whose protein sequence is MDRFKVTFTLALMTLAIIHTSTADLPKPSYARTMLKVSRSLPGETEELKVRTSEGNVATLIVKRRDKSYPEQQTANEPAKTLQDPENPNPELGNENSTSSDVSESIKTEPKTKEDIRKLEEAQIEQLRAKLSDSDGQRGFSKLENVSANEETNIAEKIRPVSEQNIDYGSWTPLGTDGRAVQLQESTTEEYLSWKPLQSDLKTTTEERTNYARFDSAFPAGGLLLPRHFQDRSERKLQLADQSEEKTRYTFLPHQIRSSRTNIGANASKNRDGKNVPPEVIVRSEINVKSNPKRSPMTLDRDGTPVIHGKRVPDEPIDKIQTWRNARVINNKLIHDAGSTDNLETSSSFYPAENAVERQRFERFFKNVNRRYGKDYEEEGRNVFFEWDPKNYKNEALKAEVYEARTDNYRSNSHKRMLHPDGVSIYPVSQLYTPESQKIAPVALKPGARAPVLQYAHPELGVQPAKILKNEKRRPDNFPENQYSFTEQRQKKKYVLNDKNIVDTYTTKNYYPNQHFYGLKRPNDAPFWVKISENLKNQFSNSVEKVSQFTRPVIDPLVEATHKISQNLGLSNGKEAEDKVGTVTSGSSILIPALGLVASGAALGIGAVAVGRYLDVDVLKRSNEALGSEVEYQRALDASQPLLRETDRENNGRDSEQIDKYSGTVYFLENVTPNEESKVDGDGGNSNNRNGVLLIVEGNEKAENQETKPEMEENKQATGYSRRKRSVDYLDIFQAEGNLKNLIRNKRLQRKGADSISEIVEIDLPSREGSIDVTEFLIPNRKANDRSNSKKNSEDSAILIIEDGSTPLDFLQKNLANDVSDKNDLDSLERVSSEASASDEKDSVDGRGERRRRRSIESDQELEDALQNLENAEVAEVAHIDGDWTNTPCAKRIFCDAMIERGADAVILMEKKMASLLGLIQPGAAVQVSSHFQQVMDAVRRHDCSSFLCPQARPGNVFF, encoded by the exons ATGGACAGATTTAAG GTGACGTTCACTCTGGCGTTGATGACACTAGCCATCATCCACACGAGCACGGCTGATCTACCGAAACCCAGCTACGCTAGAACGATGCTCAAAGTATCACGAAGCCTTCCAGGCGAAACAGAGGAGCTGAAAGTACGAACCAGCGAAGGGAACGTGGCAACTTTGATCGTGAAACGTCGAGACAAATCCTACCCCGAACAACAAACAGCGAACGAGCCTGCTAAAACTCTTCAAGATCCTGAAAATCCTAATCCTGAACTAGGCAACGAGAACAGCACATCGTCGGACGTATCTGAATCGATAAAAACCGAACCAAAGACCAAAGAGGACATCAGAAAATTGGAAGAGGCTCAAATAGAACAACTCAGAGCGAAATTGTCAGACTCTGACGGCCAAAGAGGCTTCTCGAAACTTGAAAACGTATCCGCGAACGAAGAGACGAACATCGCTGAAAAGATTCGACCAGTCAGCGAACAGAACATCGATTACGGAAGCTGGACGCCTCTGGGTACCGATGGAAGGGCTGTTCAGCTTCAGGAATCGACGACGGAGGAATATCTGAGCTGGAAACCTCTTCAGAGTGATTTGAAGACGACTACCGAAGAAAGGACCAATTACGCCAGATTCGATTCAGCGTTTCCTGCAGGTGGACTACTTCTGCCGCGACATTTTCAGGACAGATCGGAGAGGAAACTGCAGTTGGCCGACCAGAGCGAGGAGAAGACTCGCTACACGTTTTTGCCTCATCAGATTCGATCTTCGAGGACGAATATCGGAGCAAACGCGTCCAAGAACAGAGATGGCAAGAACGTGCCGCCAGAAGTAATTGTCAGGTCGGAGATAAACGTGAAATCAAATCCAAAGAGGTCACCTATGACGCTGGATAGGGATGGTACCCCTGTGATTCATGGCAAGAGGGTTCCCGACGAACCTATCGATAAGATTCAAACGTGGCGCAACGCACGAGTGATTAACAACAAATTGATACACGATGCAGGATCTACGGACAACCTGGAAACCTCTTCGAGTTTTTATCCGGCGGAGAATGCTGTGGAGAGGCAGAGGTTCGAGAGATTCTTCAAGAACGTTAACAGGAG ATACGGCAAAGACTACGAAGAGGAAGGGAGAAACGTGTTCTTCGAGTGGGATCCAAAGAACTACAAGAACGAAGCGTTGAAAGCAGAGGTGTACGAAGCTAGAACAGACAATTACCGAAGCAACTCTCACAAGAGGATGCTACACCCTGACGGCGTGTCGATCTATCCAGTTTCGCAGCTCTACACCCCGGAAAGTCAAAAGATCGCGCCAGTCGCCTTGAAGCCTGGCGCCAGGGCACCGGTCCTTCAATACGCTCATCCAGAGTTGGGCGTGCAGCCTGCAAAGATTCtaaaaaacgagaaaagaagGCCGGACAATTTCCCGGAGAACCAATACTCCTTTACCGAGCAAAGACAGAAGAAGAAGTACGTCTTAAACGACAAGAACATCGTGGACACTTACACGACGAAGAATTATTACCCTAATCAGCATTTCTATGGTCTGAAGAGGCCAAACGACGCGCCATTTTGGGTGAAAATCTCGGAGAACCTGAAAAACCAATTCTCCAATAGCGTGGAGAAGGTTTCACAATTTACTCGGCCAGTGATCGATCCTCTGGTGGAAGCTACGCATAAAATTTCACAGAATTTAGGTCTTTCGAACGGTAAAGAGGCTGAAGACAAGGTCGGCACTGTTACTTCCGGTAGCAGTATCCTGATTCCAGCTCTGGGACTCGTGGCATCAGGCGCTGCTCTCGGAATCGGTGCTGTCGCTGTTGGAAGATACCTGGACGTTGATGTCCTAAAGAGATCTAACGAAGCTCTAGGCAGCGAGGTGGAATATCAACGAGCTTTGGACGCTAGTCAGCCTCTGTTGAGGGAAACGGATAGAGAGAATAATGGCAGAGACTCGGAGCAGATAGACAAATATAGCGGAACCGTGTACTTCCTCGAGAACGTAACACCGAACGAAGAATCGAAAGTTGATGGCGATGGTGGAAATTCGAATAATCGGAACGGAGTTTTGTTGATCGTGGAGGGAAATGAGAAAGCAGAGAATCAAGAGACTAAGCCGGAAATGGAGGAGAATAAGCAGGCGACGGGATACTCGAGAAGGAAACGAAGTGTCGATTATTTGGACATTTTCCAAGCGGaaggaaatttaaagaacTTAATCAGAAATAAACGTTTGCAACGAAAGGGAGCCGATTCGATCAGCGAGATCGTAGAGATCGATCTTCCTTCTCGCGAAGGTAGCATCGACGTCACGGAGTTTCTTATTCCAAATAGAAAAGCTAACGATCGAAGTAATTCGAAAAAGAACAGCGAGGATTCTGCTATTTTGATAATCGAGGATGGCTCCACGCCTTTGGACTTCCTCCAGAAAAATCTGGCTAACGATGTGTCTGATAAGAACGATTTGGACAGCTTGGAGAGGGTAAGCTCGGAAGCTTCTGCGAGCGACGAAAAAGATTCTGTGGACGGAAGAGGCGAAAGACGAAGGAGAAGAAGTATCGAAAGCGATCAGGAACTGGAAGACGCACTTCAGAATCTGGAGAACGCGGAGGTTGCCGAGGTAGCTCATATCGATGGTGACTGGACCAACACACCCTGTGCCAAAAGGATATTCTGCGACGCCATGATCGAAAGGGGCGCGGATGCGGTTATTTTGATGGAGAAAAAAATGGCTAGTCTTTTAGGCTT AATTCAGCCGGGAGCAGCTGTACAAGTGTCCAGCCACTTCCAGCAGGTCATGGACGCGGTACGAAGACACGATTGTTCGAGCTTTCTGTGTCCCCAGGCCAGGCCAGGAAACGTTTTCttttaa
- the LOC139987044 gene encoding uncharacterized protein isoform X2 codes for MTLAIIHTSTADLPKPSYARTMLKVSRSLPGETEELKVRTSEGNVATLIVKRRDKSYPEQQTANEPAKTLQDPENPNPELGNENSTSSDVSESIKTEPKTKEDIRKLEEAQIEQLRAKLSDSDGQRGFSKLENVSANEETNIAEKIRPVSEQNIDYGSWTPLGTDGRAVQLQESTTEEYLSWKPLQSDLKTTTEERTNYARFDSAFPAGGLLLPRHFQDRSERKLQLADQSEEKTRYTFLPHQIRSSRTNIGANASKNRDGKNVPPEVIVRSEINVKSNPKRSPMTLDRDGTPVIHGKRVPDEPIDKIQTWRNARVINNKLIHDAGSTDNLETSSSFYPAENAVERQRFERFFKNVNRRYGKDYEEEGRNVFFEWDPKNYKNEALKAEVYEARTDNYRSNSHKRMLHPDGVSIYPVSQLYTPESQKIAPVALKPGARAPVLQYAHPELGVQPAKILKNEKRRPDNFPENQYSFTEQRQKKKYVLNDKNIVDTYTTKNYYPNQHFYGLKRPNDAPFWVKISENLKNQFSNSVEKVSQFTRPVIDPLVEATHKISQNLGLSNGKEAEDKVGTVTSGSSILIPALGLVASGAALGIGAVAVGRYLDVDVLKRSNEALGSEVEYQRALDASQPLLRETDRENNGRDSEQIDKYSGTVYFLENVTPNEESKVDGDGGNSNNRNGVLLIVEGNEKAENQETKPEMEENKQATGYSRRKRSVDYLDIFQAEGNLKNLIRNKRLQRKGADSISEIVEIDLPSREGSIDVTEFLIPNRKANDRSNSKKNSEDSAILIIEDGSTPLDFLQKNLANDVSDKNDLDSLERVSSEASASDEKDSVDGRGERRRRRSIESDQELEDALQNLENAEVAEVAHIDGDWTNTPCAKRIFCDAMIERGADAVILMEKKMASLLGLIQPGAAVQVSSHFQQVMDAVRRHDCSSFLCPQARPGNVFF; via the exons ATGACACTAGCCATCATCCACACGAGCACGGCTGATCTACCGAAACCCAGCTACGCTAGAACGATGCTCAAAGTATCACGAAGCCTTCCAGGCGAAACAGAGGAGCTGAAAGTACGAACCAGCGAAGGGAACGTGGCAACTTTGATCGTGAAACGTCGAGACAAATCCTACCCCGAACAACAAACAGCGAACGAGCCTGCTAAAACTCTTCAAGATCCTGAAAATCCTAATCCTGAACTAGGCAACGAGAACAGCACATCGTCGGACGTATCTGAATCGATAAAAACCGAACCAAAGACCAAAGAGGACATCAGAAAATTGGAAGAGGCTCAAATAGAACAACTCAGAGCGAAATTGTCAGACTCTGACGGCCAAAGAGGCTTCTCGAAACTTGAAAACGTATCCGCGAACGAAGAGACGAACATCGCTGAAAAGATTCGACCAGTCAGCGAACAGAACATCGATTACGGAAGCTGGACGCCTCTGGGTACCGATGGAAGGGCTGTTCAGCTTCAGGAATCGACGACGGAGGAATATCTGAGCTGGAAACCTCTTCAGAGTGATTTGAAGACGACTACCGAAGAAAGGACCAATTACGCCAGATTCGATTCAGCGTTTCCTGCAGGTGGACTACTTCTGCCGCGACATTTTCAGGACAGATCGGAGAGGAAACTGCAGTTGGCCGACCAGAGCGAGGAGAAGACTCGCTACACGTTTTTGCCTCATCAGATTCGATCTTCGAGGACGAATATCGGAGCAAACGCGTCCAAGAACAGAGATGGCAAGAACGTGCCGCCAGAAGTAATTGTCAGGTCGGAGATAAACGTGAAATCAAATCCAAAGAGGTCACCTATGACGCTGGATAGGGATGGTACCCCTGTGATTCATGGCAAGAGGGTTCCCGACGAACCTATCGATAAGATTCAAACGTGGCGCAACGCACGAGTGATTAACAACAAATTGATACACGATGCAGGATCTACGGACAACCTGGAAACCTCTTCGAGTTTTTATCCGGCGGAGAATGCTGTGGAGAGGCAGAGGTTCGAGAGATTCTTCAAGAACGTTAACAGGAG ATACGGCAAAGACTACGAAGAGGAAGGGAGAAACGTGTTCTTCGAGTGGGATCCAAAGAACTACAAGAACGAAGCGTTGAAAGCAGAGGTGTACGAAGCTAGAACAGACAATTACCGAAGCAACTCTCACAAGAGGATGCTACACCCTGACGGCGTGTCGATCTATCCAGTTTCGCAGCTCTACACCCCGGAAAGTCAAAAGATCGCGCCAGTCGCCTTGAAGCCTGGCGCCAGGGCACCGGTCCTTCAATACGCTCATCCAGAGTTGGGCGTGCAGCCTGCAAAGATTCtaaaaaacgagaaaagaagGCCGGACAATTTCCCGGAGAACCAATACTCCTTTACCGAGCAAAGACAGAAGAAGAAGTACGTCTTAAACGACAAGAACATCGTGGACACTTACACGACGAAGAATTATTACCCTAATCAGCATTTCTATGGTCTGAAGAGGCCAAACGACGCGCCATTTTGGGTGAAAATCTCGGAGAACCTGAAAAACCAATTCTCCAATAGCGTGGAGAAGGTTTCACAATTTACTCGGCCAGTGATCGATCCTCTGGTGGAAGCTACGCATAAAATTTCACAGAATTTAGGTCTTTCGAACGGTAAAGAGGCTGAAGACAAGGTCGGCACTGTTACTTCCGGTAGCAGTATCCTGATTCCAGCTCTGGGACTCGTGGCATCAGGCGCTGCTCTCGGAATCGGTGCTGTCGCTGTTGGAAGATACCTGGACGTTGATGTCCTAAAGAGATCTAACGAAGCTCTAGGCAGCGAGGTGGAATATCAACGAGCTTTGGACGCTAGTCAGCCTCTGTTGAGGGAAACGGATAGAGAGAATAATGGCAGAGACTCGGAGCAGATAGACAAATATAGCGGAACCGTGTACTTCCTCGAGAACGTAACACCGAACGAAGAATCGAAAGTTGATGGCGATGGTGGAAATTCGAATAATCGGAACGGAGTTTTGTTGATCGTGGAGGGAAATGAGAAAGCAGAGAATCAAGAGACTAAGCCGGAAATGGAGGAGAATAAGCAGGCGACGGGATACTCGAGAAGGAAACGAAGTGTCGATTATTTGGACATTTTCCAAGCGGaaggaaatttaaagaacTTAATCAGAAATAAACGTTTGCAACGAAAGGGAGCCGATTCGATCAGCGAGATCGTAGAGATCGATCTTCCTTCTCGCGAAGGTAGCATCGACGTCACGGAGTTTCTTATTCCAAATAGAAAAGCTAACGATCGAAGTAATTCGAAAAAGAACAGCGAGGATTCTGCTATTTTGATAATCGAGGATGGCTCCACGCCTTTGGACTTCCTCCAGAAAAATCTGGCTAACGATGTGTCTGATAAGAACGATTTGGACAGCTTGGAGAGGGTAAGCTCGGAAGCTTCTGCGAGCGACGAAAAAGATTCTGTGGACGGAAGAGGCGAAAGACGAAGGAGAAGAAGTATCGAAAGCGATCAGGAACTGGAAGACGCACTTCAGAATCTGGAGAACGCGGAGGTTGCCGAGGTAGCTCATATCGATGGTGACTGGACCAACACACCCTGTGCCAAAAGGATATTCTGCGACGCCATGATCGAAAGGGGCGCGGATGCGGTTATTTTGATGGAGAAAAAAATGGCTAGTCTTTTAGGCTT AATTCAGCCGGGAGCAGCTGTACAAGTGTCCAGCCACTTCCAGCAGGTCATGGACGCGGTACGAAGACACGATTGTTCGAGCTTTCTGTGTCCCCAGGCCAGGCCAGGAAACGTTTTCttttaa